The Zobellia alginiliquefaciens genome contains a region encoding:
- a CDS encoding response regulator, translated as MKNPFHLCIVDDDDIYRFTIIQSAKFLKIEHKTSVFPNGEEALTFITENQNNADALPHLILLDIDMPIMDGFQFLKEYSKIEASLAKQIAIYMVSSSVDPEDIERAKNYPSVVDYISKPLKSDKLQMLIEKTKESS; from the coding sequence ATGAAAAACCCCTTTCACCTTTGTATTGTTGATGACGATGATATTTATAGGTTTACTATTATTCAATCGGCAAAATTCTTAAAAATAGAGCACAAAACTTCTGTCTTCCCTAATGGAGAAGAAGCCCTAACCTTCATCACCGAGAACCAAAACAATGCGGATGCACTACCCCATCTTATTTTGTTGGATATTGATATGCCCATAATGGACGGGTTTCAATTTTTAAAAGAATATAGCAAGATTGAAGCTTCACTAGCTAAACAGATTGCTATTTACATGGTATCCTCATCCGTAGACCCAGAGGACATTGAACGTGCAAAAAATTATCCTTCGGTTGTAGATTACATTTCCAAGCCTTTAAAAAGTGATAAGCTTCAAATGCTAATAGAAAAGACAAAAGAGAGTTCATAA
- a CDS encoding 1,4-dihydroxy-2-naphthoyl-CoA synthase has product MQKPDWKTAKEFEDITYKKSNGVARIAFNRPNVRNAFRPKTTSELYQAFYDAQEDTSIGVVLLSAEGPSTKDGIYSFCSGGDQKARGEQGYVGEDGMHRLNILEVQRQIRFMPKAVIAVVPGWAVGGGHSLHVVCDLTLASKEHAIFKQTDADVTSFDAGYGSAYLAKMVGQKKAREIFFLGRNYSAQEAYEMGMVNAVIPHDELEDTAYQWAQEILEKSPTSIKMLKFAMNLTDDGMVGQQVFAGEATRLAYGTEEAKEGRNAFLEKRKPDFGKNKWIP; this is encoded by the coding sequence ATGCAGAAACCAGATTGGAAAACGGCCAAAGAATTTGAAGATATTACCTATAAAAAAAGTAACGGGGTAGCTCGTATTGCTTTTAACCGTCCTAACGTACGAAATGCGTTTAGACCTAAAACTACAAGTGAATTGTATCAAGCTTTTTATGATGCCCAAGAAGACACTTCCATTGGTGTAGTATTACTTTCTGCTGAAGGCCCTTCTACGAAAGACGGAATATATTCATTCTGTAGCGGAGGAGACCAGAAGGCTAGGGGAGAGCAGGGCTATGTAGGTGAAGATGGGATGCACCGTTTGAATATTCTTGAAGTGCAACGCCAGATCCGTTTCATGCCAAAAGCGGTTATTGCGGTAGTACCTGGCTGGGCCGTTGGTGGCGGTCATAGTTTGCATGTGGTTTGTGATTTGACGCTAGCTAGTAAAGAACATGCTATTTTTAAACAGACCGATGCAGATGTAACGAGTTTTGATGCCGGTTACGGTTCTGCTTATCTTGCTAAAATGGTAGGGCAGAAAAAGGCACGTGAAATCTTTTTCTTGGGAAGAAACTATTCCGCACAAGAGGCTTATGAAATGGGCATGGTGAATGCCGTAATTCCACATGATGAATTGGAGGATACAGCCTACCAATGGGCGCAAGAGATTCTTGAAAAATCGCCAACCTCTATAAAAATGCTAAAATTCGCAATGAACCTTACGGATGATGGAATGGTAGGTCAACAGGTGTTTGCGGGTGAAGCTACACGTTTGGCATACGGTACGGAAGAAGCCAAGGAGGGTAGAAATGCATTTTTGGAAAAAAGGAAGCCCGATTTTGGTAAGAACAAGTGGATACCGTAA
- a CDS encoding glycosyltransferase: MKQNVLLVIGFTWPEPASTAAGNRMLQLLVFFKVEGYRIVFASTASETELSLNLDALQIESKSIALNDSGFDTLLKKINPDVILYDRFLTEEQFGWRVTENAPQAIKILDTEDLHSLRKIREQSHKKGIPFSVEDWLTHDITKRETASILRCDLSLMVSTFEMQLLTQTLKLDENLFLHLPFLLDELTEEAQQNWPSFIERANFVCIGNGKHAPNVDAVLWLYQEIWPLIRKAVPDAQVSVYGAYLPQQVTQLHKPEIGFLIKGWAQDANEVMASARINLAPLRFGAGIKGKLTTAMQNGTPSVTTPIGVEGMQEGLPWSGAIAQKAQDFAQEAVQLYSDEKGWYEAQQNGVVLINELYNAQNLKERLSKKIKHLHLNLKDCRAQNFIGSVLQHQTMQSTKYLSKWIEEKNKKNEC; this comes from the coding sequence GTGAAGCAAAACGTACTTTTAGTTATTGGTTTTACTTGGCCGGAACCTGCTTCTACAGCTGCAGGAAACCGGATGCTCCAACTCCTGGTTTTTTTTAAAGTTGAAGGGTACCGTATAGTGTTTGCTAGTACAGCCTCGGAAACAGAACTTTCATTAAATCTTGATGCACTTCAGATAGAATCAAAGTCCATTGCATTGAACGATTCTGGTTTTGATACTTTACTAAAGAAAATAAACCCTGATGTTATCCTGTACGATCGTTTCTTGACCGAAGAACAATTTGGATGGCGAGTTACGGAGAATGCTCCACAGGCCATTAAAATATTGGACACGGAAGATTTACATTCTTTACGGAAAATAAGGGAGCAATCCCATAAAAAAGGAATTCCTTTCTCAGTGGAGGATTGGCTAACACATGACATCACCAAACGCGAAACTGCAAGTATCCTCCGTTGTGACCTTTCTTTAATGGTTTCAACATTTGAAATGCAATTGCTGACCCAAACGCTTAAGTTAGATGAAAACCTATTTTTACATCTTCCTTTTCTTTTGGATGAATTGACCGAGGAAGCTCAACAAAACTGGCCTAGTTTTATTGAAAGGGCAAATTTTGTGTGTATCGGGAACGGAAAGCATGCCCCTAATGTTGATGCCGTACTATGGTTGTATCAAGAAATCTGGCCATTGATTAGAAAAGCTGTGCCAGATGCCCAAGTTTCCGTTTACGGAGCATATTTGCCGCAACAAGTGACGCAGCTTCATAAACCAGAAATTGGATTTTTAATAAAAGGTTGGGCCCAAGATGCGAATGAGGTAATGGCAAGTGCACGTATAAACCTTGCTCCGTTGCGTTTTGGTGCAGGCATTAAGGGAAAACTTACCACAGCCATGCAAAATGGAACCCCAAGCGTTACTACACCTATAGGCGTAGAAGGAATGCAAGAAGGTTTACCGTGGAGTGGAGCCATTGCCCAAAAAGCACAGGATTTTGCACAAGAAGCCGTTCAATTGTACAGCGACGAAAAAGGTTGGTATGAAGCACAACAAAACGGTGTAGTTCTTATTAATGAGTTGTACAATGCGCAAAATTTAAAGGAACGATTATCCAAAAAAATAAAACACTTACATCTCAATCTTAAAGACTGTCGTGCTCAAAATTTTATTGGAAGTGTATTGCAACACCAAACCATGCAGAGTACAAAGTACCTTTCAAAATGGATAGAAGAAAAGAACAAAAAAAATGAGTGCTAA
- a CDS encoding PAS domain S-box protein, with translation MSSKDNKNIIGPSIMNSIHERLKIGSWKLNVETGVYTIDNVTCDILQIPHTTVLQRGKKMPFKRTEDTVLKVETGLKKTIEQGVPFDHELEFVTEKGNTIWLHVLGNSQFKDGKCTEILGVIQDISDKKSAQEAILHQNRLFDLAGQKAKLAHWYWDFQNNHFLGSKFLCEVLGIPEGAKFNLETLLKDIPSDNLAYVKEQIETNINNKTFESFYHRIICADGSERIAEVIGDIYTDSNGNITHIIGISQDVSNYKNIQAELIKKNELLAFAEQKAQIGHWQWNTITDQVFWSDHLYHIFEKEPNSNLQFSSYFNSVHPEDQPIVKLHIEDSIKKKSFDSITHRIVLEDNSIKWIQLLAEIVFNETGEVQMMMGTCQDITKSKLAQNELLNKNKLLDYAEEITKMGNWQWDLSTNNVKWSANLYRIYEHEENAPITFQTYFDYIHEEDKPKVTEKVEILLKDKSFERLVHRIVLKDGTIKTVELLGTVIVDEFGRAIEMLGTLQDISEQRAEEMKFKALLETAPNATLILDKDNIIQMINLQAERLFGYTTQELVGESIDLLIPSRYDEKRAPLRDSFYANPEIKTYNFSEDLYMYDKQKSEIPVEVTLGPLQLEGGFLLSVVVRDITAEKDYQTKILKAKEELEVLTQELTEQNQQLADFTQITSHNLRAPVSNLNSLLEIFNMTDDEEERRELFKKFESVIGNLTLTLNTLIESLTTKSDTSKEQNLVSFSEVLSKTEEIFAAEILQTKAEIKSDFSQVDSMICHKIYMESIFQNLIGNALKYRSEERNPQIEVTSEMKNGEVILKFKDNGLGIDLKRHGHKIFGLNKVFHNHPEAKGIGLFMTKTQIVAMGGTISVSSKVNEGTTFSIQFI, from the coding sequence ATGAGTTCAAAAGACAATAAAAATATTATTGGCCCAAGTATCATGAATTCCATTCATGAAAGGCTAAAGATAGGTTCGTGGAAATTGAACGTTGAAACCGGTGTATACACAATAGATAACGTTACTTGTGACATACTACAAATACCTCATACTACAGTATTACAGCGAGGAAAAAAAATGCCTTTTAAGAGAACCGAAGATACCGTTCTAAAAGTTGAAACAGGTCTGAAAAAGACAATTGAACAAGGCGTGCCCTTTGACCATGAACTGGAATTTGTCACGGAAAAAGGAAATACGATATGGCTACACGTTTTGGGCAACAGTCAATTTAAAGACGGTAAGTGCACTGAAATCCTAGGGGTTATTCAAGATATTTCAGATAAAAAAAGTGCCCAAGAAGCCATACTTCACCAGAATAGATTGTTTGATCTTGCCGGACAAAAGGCGAAGCTTGCCCATTGGTATTGGGATTTTCAAAACAACCATTTTCTCGGTTCGAAATTTTTATGTGAGGTTCTTGGTATTCCTGAAGGAGCCAAGTTTAACCTGGAAACTTTACTAAAGGATATACCTTCTGATAATTTAGCGTACGTAAAAGAGCAGATAGAAACCAATATAAACAACAAGACTTTTGAGAGCTTTTACCATCGGATAATATGTGCAGATGGTTCGGAACGCATAGCGGAAGTCATTGGTGATATCTATACCGATAGTAATGGTAATATCACCCACATTATTGGCATTTCACAAGATGTTAGCAATTACAAGAATATACAAGCAGAATTAATAAAAAAGAACGAGCTTTTGGCTTTTGCCGAACAAAAAGCTCAAATTGGGCATTGGCAGTGGAATACCATTACAGATCAGGTATTCTGGTCAGATCATCTGTATCATATTTTTGAAAAAGAGCCCAACTCAAATTTACAATTTAGTTCCTATTTTAATAGCGTTCATCCTGAAGATCAACCTATAGTAAAGTTACATATTGAAGATTCAATTAAGAAAAAATCTTTTGACAGTATTACCCATCGAATTGTTCTTGAAGATAATTCCATTAAATGGATTCAACTTTTGGCCGAAATCGTTTTTAACGAAACAGGGGAAGTACAAATGATGATGGGTACTTGCCAAGATATCACTAAGTCCAAGCTAGCCCAAAATGAACTGCTGAACAAAAATAAATTACTGGACTATGCAGAGGAAATAACCAAGATGGGAAATTGGCAGTGGGACCTAAGTACAAACAACGTGAAATGGTCTGCCAATCTGTACCGAATTTATGAGCATGAAGAAAATGCCCCAATAACCTTTCAAACTTATTTTGATTACATTCACGAAGAAGATAAACCAAAGGTTACAGAAAAAGTAGAAATTCTGTTAAAAGACAAATCTTTTGAAAGACTTGTGCACCGCATTGTCCTTAAAGATGGTACCATAAAAACGGTTGAATTGTTAGGCACCGTTATTGTTGACGAATTTGGAAGGGCTATTGAAATGCTGGGCACATTACAGGATATTAGTGAGCAACGGGCAGAGGAAATGAAATTTAAAGCATTACTGGAAACCGCTCCTAACGCTACTCTTATTCTGGATAAGGACAATATTATACAAATGATCAATTTGCAGGCAGAACGCCTGTTTGGCTATACTACACAAGAACTAGTAGGTGAATCTATCGACCTTTTAATTCCTTCCAGGTATGATGAAAAACGAGCTCCCTTAAGAGATTCCTTTTATGCCAATCCTGAAATTAAAACATATAATTTCAGCGAGGATTTATATATGTACGATAAACAGAAAAGTGAAATTCCCGTTGAGGTGACTCTTGGCCCACTGCAGTTAGAGGGAGGCTTTCTTTTATCCGTAGTAGTTAGGGATATAACTGCCGAAAAAGATTACCAAACTAAAATCTTAAAAGCTAAAGAAGAGCTTGAGGTACTTACCCAAGAATTAACAGAACAGAATCAACAACTTGCAGATTTTACGCAAATTACCTCACATAATTTACGCGCCCCGGTAAGTAACCTAAACTCGTTGCTCGAAATTTTCAATATGACGGATGATGAAGAAGAGCGTCGCGAACTTTTCAAAAAATTTGAAAGTGTTATAGGCAACCTTACCCTTACACTCAATACACTTATAGAATCACTTACAACAAAGTCGGACACCTCAAAAGAACAGAATTTAGTATCCTTCAGTGAAGTGCTATCAAAAACCGAGGAAATATTCGCTGCTGAAATTCTGCAGACAAAGGCTGAAATCAAAAGTGATTTCTCTCAGGTAGATTCTATGATCTGCCACAAAATTTACATGGAAAGTATTTTTCAAAACCTTATAGGCAACGCTTTAAAATATAGGTCTGAGGAACGTAACCCTCAAATAGAGGTTACTTCAGAAATGAAAAATGGCGAAGTGATTTTAAAATTTAAAGACAACGGCTTGGGCATAGACCTAAAAAGACACGGTCATAAAATATTTGGATTAAACAAAGTTTTCCATAATCACCCAGAAGCAAAAGGAATTGGTCTATTCATGACCAAAACCCAGATAGTAGCCATGGGAGGAACCATATCAGTATCAAGTAAGGTCAATGAAGGCACTACTTTTAGTATTCAATTTATTTAG
- a CDS encoding PAS domain-containing sensor histidine kinase: protein MNIENYQIEDLDEVIADLNAIARIGYWIFNVQTGEYKLDRVSYEILQLPDGTDLHDKKSTAYCRNETKWTFIKKLIHNAVEQNSSFNHEVELEVPSGNSIWVLLIGKCITSTEQRIKVSGMIQDITARKESENELIEKNELLNFTENKAALGHWKWDISTNLVTCSKNISRIIKVPYGKRISVHKLTGSVHPEDIEDVRSHLNNAVKTKTFETLFHRFRLEDGSERIIQVLGEPIIDEDSTLKGFICSSQDITKIKQFEEELLKKNQLFKVAQQRAKFGYWQWEVDTDTVICSQNMAQLLKVEENVEFPLNTLIKDVHPEDVSHVRASLEQIIKQKYFNSFSHRVVIDNQLIYVKVQGKVITDSDGEIVNILGVSQDVTDQKIIENELRSNNQLLGFAEKISKIGHWQWDFSTNYIKWSTNLYRIFEVEEGTPIKFDTYFNFIHPDDAERVTAKIDALSKHKNFEGVIHRIVLKNGKIKTVELLATVNLDRSANIIEMLGTLQDVSEQRADEMKFKALLESAPNATLILGKDNIIQMINLQAEHLFGYTSQELVGQSIDLIIPSRYDEIRAPLRDAFYANPEVKTYDIGKDFYMYDKQRNEIPVEVTLGPLQLEGGFLLSVVVRDITAEKNYQHKILKAKEELEVLTEELTAQNLQLADFTQITSHNLRAPVSNLNSLVDIYKMMDDEQERNALFEKFETVISHLTLTLNTLIEALSAKNDASVERSEVSFSEVLMKTQEIFTAEITKTKAVIKSDFSQIDTLKYHKIYLDSIFQNLIGNSLKYKAKERTPQIEVTSEMSDNKVILKFKDNGLGIDLKKHGHKIFGLNKVFHNHPEAKGIGLFMTKTQIEAMGGKIFVSSKINEGTTFSIHFN from the coding sequence ATGAACATTGAAAACTATCAAATTGAAGATTTAGATGAAGTTATAGCAGATTTAAATGCTATAGCCAGAATAGGTTATTGGATTTTCAATGTTCAAACAGGCGAATACAAGCTAGATCGGGTAAGCTATGAAATACTACAATTACCGGATGGAACCGATTTACATGACAAAAAGAGCACTGCCTATTGTAGAAATGAAACGAAGTGGACCTTTATTAAAAAGCTTATACACAATGCGGTTGAGCAGAACTCTTCATTTAACCATGAAGTTGAATTAGAGGTTCCAAGCGGAAATTCTATTTGGGTGTTGCTAATTGGCAAGTGTATTACATCCACAGAACAGCGAATAAAAGTGTCAGGGATGATACAGGACATTACCGCTCGAAAAGAATCGGAAAACGAACTAATCGAAAAGAACGAACTTTTAAATTTTACGGAGAACAAGGCTGCTTTAGGGCATTGGAAATGGGACATTAGCACTAATTTAGTTACCTGTTCCAAAAACATATCTCGCATCATTAAAGTACCCTATGGCAAACGCATATCGGTTCATAAGTTAACAGGTTCCGTACACCCAGAAGATATTGAAGACGTTAGATCGCATTTAAATAATGCGGTTAAAACTAAAACTTTTGAAACGCTTTTTCACAGATTCCGATTAGAAGACGGGTCCGAAAGGATAATTCAAGTTTTGGGAGAGCCCATCATAGACGAAGATTCTACTTTAAAAGGTTTTATATGCAGCTCTCAGGATATTACAAAAATAAAGCAATTTGAAGAGGAACTGTTGAAAAAAAACCAACTCTTTAAGGTTGCTCAGCAGAGAGCAAAATTTGGGTATTGGCAGTGGGAAGTTGACACGGATACAGTAATATGTTCCCAAAACATGGCCCAACTCCTTAAAGTGGAAGAAAACGTTGAATTTCCCCTAAACACATTAATAAAGGATGTACATCCAGAAGATGTAAGCCACGTGCGAGCAAGTTTGGAACAAATTATTAAGCAGAAGTATTTTAACAGTTTTTCGCATCGCGTTGTTATAGATAATCAACTTATATATGTTAAAGTACAAGGGAAGGTCATAACAGATTCTGACGGGGAAATTGTAAATATTCTTGGAGTCTCCCAAGATGTGACCGATCAAAAAATTATTGAAAATGAGCTTAGAAGCAACAATCAATTATTGGGATTTGCTGAAAAGATTTCAAAAATAGGTCACTGGCAATGGGATTTTTCCACTAACTATATAAAATGGTCTACCAACCTTTACCGCATTTTTGAAGTTGAAGAAGGAACGCCAATCAAATTTGATACTTATTTCAACTTTATACACCCAGATGATGCAGAAAGAGTTACTGCCAAAATTGATGCGCTATCAAAACACAAAAATTTTGAGGGAGTCATACACCGGATTGTATTAAAGAACGGAAAGATAAAAACAGTAGAATTATTGGCAACCGTGAATCTTGATCGGTCTGCCAACATAATTGAAATGTTGGGTACCCTGCAGGACGTAAGCGAGCAACGGGCAGATGAAATGAAATTTAAAGCTTTATTGGAATCCGCCCCTAACGCAACTCTTATTCTTGGTAAGGATAACATTATACAAATGATTAATTTACAGGCAGAACACCTGTTTGGCTATACCTCCCAAGAACTGGTAGGCCAATCTATTGATCTTATTATTCCTTCCAGATATGATGAAATACGAGCTCCACTAAGAGATGCTTTTTACGCCAATCCTGAAGTTAAGACCTATGATATTGGTAAGGATTTTTATATGTATGATAAACAGAGGAATGAAATTCCTGTTGAGGTGACTCTTGGCCCTCTACAGCTAGAGGGAGGCTTTCTTTTATCCGTAGTTGTAAGGGATATAACTGCAGAAAAAAACTACCAGCATAAAATTTTAAAAGCTAAAGAAGAACTAGAGGTACTTACGGAGGAATTAACAGCCCAAAATCTACAACTGGCGGACTTTACCCAGATAACGTCCCACAACTTACGTGCCCCTGTAAGTAATTTGAATTCGCTTGTAGACATCTATAAAATGATGGATGATGAACAAGAACGTAATGCGTTGTTCGAAAAATTCGAAACGGTAATCTCTCACCTTACCCTAACGCTTAATACGCTCATAGAAGCATTGAGTGCAAAAAATGATGCTTCGGTAGAGCGTAGTGAAGTTTCTTTTAGCGAAGTCCTTATGAAAACTCAGGAAATATTCACTGCTGAAATCACAAAAACCAAGGCGGTAATAAAAAGCGATTTTTCTCAAATAGACACTTTAAAATATCACAAAATATATTTAGATAGTATTTTTCAAAATTTGATTGGCAACTCTTTAAAATACAAAGCCAAGGAACGAACGCCTCAAATTGAGGTTACCTCAGAAATGAGTGATAACAAAGTAATTTTAAAATTTAAGGATAATGGTTTAGGTATAGATCTCAAAAAACACGGTCATAAAATATTCGGTTTAAACAAAGTGTTTCATAACCACCCCGAAGCAAAAGGTATTGGTCTTTTTATGACAAAAACTCAAATAGAGGCTATGGGCGGCAAAATATTTGTTTCTAGTAAAATCAACGAAGGCACAACTTTTAGTATTCATTTTAATTAA
- a CDS encoding 2-hydroxyacid dehydrogenase, whose translation MKVLVPLNIPDIGIEMLKKEGLEVTKWTKGLPMTKEELYEAAAKHDALLSTSNYKFDAEFLNANKHLKIISQYAAGYDNIDLSEAKKLGIPIANAPNSMTDATADMAFILMLAVSRRMLYMHKTIAKGEWKHFRPQAHLGMELKNKTVGIFGLGRIGFEFARRCKGAYGMNVLYCNRSNNQEAEEELQAKKVSFDELLAQSDVISAHCALTEDTKYTFDAEAFQKMKPTSIFVNTARGQVHKEADLITALQNKEIWGAGLDVTDPEPMKSDNPLLAMEQVAVTPHIGSATIEARNQMSVFAARNIIALHRGEPLPYLVS comes from the coding sequence ATGAAAGTACTCGTACCGCTAAACATACCGGACATTGGAATAGAAATGTTGAAAAAGGAGGGCCTTGAAGTCACCAAATGGACCAAGGGTCTACCCATGACCAAAGAAGAGCTTTATGAAGCAGCCGCTAAACACGATGCGCTTTTAAGTACAAGTAATTATAAGTTTGATGCTGAATTTTTAAACGCGAACAAGCATCTTAAGATTATTTCTCAATATGCAGCGGGTTACGATAATATAGATTTGTCCGAAGCTAAAAAGTTGGGTATTCCTATTGCGAACGCTCCCAATTCTATGACGGATGCCACGGCGGATATGGCTTTCATATTGATGTTAGCAGTATCAAGAAGAATGTTATACATGCACAAAACTATTGCCAAGGGCGAATGGAAACATTTTCGGCCACAAGCTCATTTGGGTATGGAATTAAAGAATAAGACCGTCGGCATTTTTGGTTTAGGGCGAATAGGGTTTGAATTTGCCCGTCGTTGTAAGGGGGCTTACGGAATGAATGTTCTCTACTGTAATCGCTCCAACAACCAAGAAGCAGAAGAGGAATTACAGGCTAAAAAGGTGAGCTTTGATGAGCTGTTGGCGCAGAGCGATGTAATTTCGGCTCATTGTGCGCTTACCGAAGACACAAAGTATACGTTTGATGCCGAAGCATTTCAAAAAATGAAACCGACCTCCATCTTTGTAAATACAGCGCGCGGTCAGGTTCATAAGGAGGCGGACTTGATTACTGCTTTACAAAATAAAGAAATATGGGGCGCAGGTCTTGATGTTACCGACCCAGAGCCTATGAAAAGTGACAATCCCTTACTCGCTATGGAGCAAGTAGCGGTTACGCCACATATTGGCTCGGCTACCATTGAGGCACGGAATCAAATGTCCGTATTTGCGGCAAGAAATATCATTGCCCTGCATAGGGGAGAACCCCTACCATATCTAGTTTCTTAA
- a CDS encoding response regulator: MKPPFHLCIVDDDDIYRFTVLQTAKTLNMEYRTTVFSNGQDALEYIQANQNNPETLPHFILLDIDMPVMDGFQFLQSYDDIEPTLTKNITIYMVSSSVDPKDIELAKSYSSVKDYISKPLKSEQLKTIIDTIIPN, from the coding sequence ATGAAACCTCCCTTTCACCTCTGTATTGTTGACGATGATGATATATACAGATTTACAGTCCTTCAAACGGCAAAAACATTGAATATGGAATATAGAACAACCGTTTTTTCCAATGGTCAAGATGCCCTAGAATACATTCAGGCAAATCAAAATAATCCCGAAACCCTACCCCACTTTATCTTGTTAGATATTGATATGCCGGTTATGGATGGTTTTCAATTCCTACAGAGTTACGATGATATAGAGCCCACTTTAACAAAAAACATCACTATTTATATGGTTTCATCATCTGTAGACCCAAAAGATATTGAATTAGCTAAAAGTTATAGCTCTGTAAAAGATTACATCTCAAAACCCTTGAAAAGCGAGCAGCTTAAAACTATAATCGACACGATAATACCCAACTAA
- a CDS encoding serine hydrolase domain-containing protein, with the protein MKILKRILLILFVILIVAVYFNFPKLNFISGYASKNMASTVFITDRSAESVKLNDNDVPLINLADVETDGNSASASVFGLMERKAICHEGLGCTLVNKDYDPNVTIPVPQRVKSNNDLVFPYGDNEAKDTIFSNVDYDILKKGIHSAFTNNEVQKTRTVLVAHKNHIIGEKYLEGFTKDTPILGWSMTKSVLATLYGILEYQGKIDLDKPVLLNDWDKDDRKKITLNHLLRMQSGLAWDEDYTSISDVTRMLFMDADMTKSQGKKEAIAAPTEVWNYSSGTTNLLSGVLRKQFETHQDYINFPYEELIDKIGMNSMLIETDMKGNFVGSSYAWATTRDWAKFGLLYLNKGNWNGEQLFDESWVDYVSEPTLHSDGTYGGHFWLNANGKYPDVPRDLYSANGYQGQRVFIIPSKDLVVVRTGLAEAPDFDINEFLKNILAAIK; encoded by the coding sequence ATGAAAATCCTCAAACGCATACTTTTAATTTTATTCGTAATTCTCATCGTGGCCGTCTATTTTAATTTCCCCAAACTCAATTTCATTTCTGGTTACGCTTCCAAAAATATGGCCTCTACCGTTTTTATAACAGACCGTAGCGCTGAGTCCGTTAAATTAAATGATAACGATGTACCCCTTATTAATCTTGCCGATGTTGAGACCGACGGAAATAGTGCTTCCGCATCGGTATTCGGACTCATGGAGCGAAAAGCAATATGTCATGAGGGGCTGGGCTGCACATTGGTAAATAAGGATTATGACCCAAATGTTACTATACCCGTACCCCAGCGTGTTAAAAGTAACAATGATTTAGTTTTCCCTTACGGGGATAATGAAGCCAAAGACACTATTTTTAGCAATGTGGATTATGATATATTGAAAAAAGGAATCCATAGCGCTTTCACCAATAATGAAGTTCAAAAGACACGAACCGTTTTAGTTGCCCATAAAAACCATATTATTGGCGAAAAATATTTGGAAGGCTTTACTAAAGACACCCCTATTTTAGGATGGAGTATGACAAAAAGCGTACTGGCTACTTTGTATGGCATTCTAGAATACCAAGGAAAAATAGACCTTGATAAACCTGTACTTTTAAACGATTGGGATAAGGACGATCGCAAAAAAATTACTTTAAACCATCTGCTACGGATGCAAAGCGGACTTGCATGGGACGAAGATTACACCTCTATTTCAGATGTAACACGTATGCTCTTTATGGATGCCGATATGACCAAGTCGCAAGGTAAAAAAGAGGCCATTGCTGCGCCCACCGAAGTTTGGAACTACTCTTCGGGAACAACTAATTTATTATCTGGTGTTCTAAGGAAACAATTTGAAACTCACCAGGATTATATCAACTTTCCATATGAAGAACTGATCGATAAAATAGGAATGAACAGTATGCTCATTGAAACCGATATGAAAGGGAATTTTGTGGGTTCCTCTTATGCTTGGGCCACAACAAGGGATTGGGCTAAATTCGGCCTGTTATATCTTAACAAAGGAAATTGGAACGGAGAACAACTTTTTGACGAATCTTGGGTTGACTATGTTTCGGAACCAACTTTACATTCCGATGGCACTTATGGGGGTCATTTTTGGCTTAATGCCAACGGAAAATACCCAGATGTACCCAGAGACCTTTATTCTGCAAATGGTTACCAAGGGCAACGTGTTTTTATAATTCCCTCTAAAGATTTAGTGGTAGTACGGACCGGTCTTGCCGAAGCTCCTGATTTTGATATTAATGAATTCTTGAAAAATATACTTGCGGCAATCAAATAA